From the genome of Rhinolophus ferrumequinum isolate MPI-CBG mRhiFer1 chromosome 24, mRhiFer1_v1.p, whole genome shotgun sequence:
CCCCCCTCCCAGACTCTTCAGTGTGCTGCAAGGTGCAGCTCCGGTCTAAGACTTCGGCCAAGCTTTGTATAGCATTCCTTCAATCAGAAGTCAGCTCTGAGGGAGACTGTCCtccgcaccccacccccaaaaccccTGTAAAGGAGTAATACAGCAGATGCTGAGGAAAATCAGCCCCCCTGTGCccgggggcaggggtggggtggggggaccagAGCTTACCTTGAACAGGGCATAGTCACAGCCGGAAGAGAGCTTACTGGCCAGCTGGGTGTGATTGTACACCCTGGAAAGACATCCCCAGCTCAGGCAGAAAGTCCAAGCTTTTCAGGGCCTGGTTCCAACTGGCCTCAGCCCCCTCAAGTTCTCACCAGACCCCACTGCTTTCCCCTCCTTACAGCCTCCAAGCCCTTACTCGCACTGGCGCCCGCACCTGGAATTCCATCACTACTTACCCAAACCCTCAAATCCCACCTTCTCCCTGGAGCCTTCCCTGACCCATCATCAAAGCCCCAGGCCTTCTCACCTGCCCCTAGGGTCTGCACAGCACTTTTCAGGTCCCCTCACTTGACCCCCCACTGACACGGTGAAGCAGCCTCATCCTTAGTTTGTGATTGAGACAAGCTCAGAGACGGGAAggaacttgcccaggatcacaaaGCATGAAGTGGCAGAGTCAAGGTCAACTCCTTGCTTCTTCCACTTCCCAGGCTCTCTCCCTAAGCCCCAAGAAGGCTTCAGGGGGCCTGTGCCCCAGCCTGAAAGCCCCCCCATAACCCACCAAGCCCCAGGGAGGGCTAGGAAAGCTGCGTAGGAGGCAGCGTCCTGGAGAAGAGGAGTCTGGGAAGGATCCTGAGCTCAGAGCCCCCTGACCCCCACCTCCTCCATTAGGGGCAGACACTCACGCCCAGAAGTCCTCCACAGTGTCAAACTTGGTGACCAGATGCAGGTTGTCCTGCCAGGCCCGGCTGCGGTCATTCTTGAAGAACCACAGAGCCCACCTGGGGGGAGGGGTAGCCAAGAGGAAGCAGAGAGCCCCCATGCCCACCCTGGCAGTACCTGGGCTGGCAGGGAAGTCTCACACCTTCGAGGACAAACTGGGAGATGGGATTTGGGGGTACAGGCCCCCTAAAGTCAGTTATCCTGAAGGGTCAGGGGACTGGAGGACAAGTAGAGGCATTTAACCCAGAATCCCCGCTGGGTGAAGGCTGGAAGGGCCAACAGGGCCTAAGTCTGAGGCCAGCCCGGGCCTTCCCAATCAGGAACTGGGGCCACCAGAGGAAGGGGTCATCCAAGGTGCAGAGCAGGGGCTGCCCTACCTGCTCTGCAGAAGGTGCAGCTCTGGCTTGACCTCCATGGGGCCCTCATCCCGGGCCTTGCTCCTCAGAGAAAAGAGGTCCCTGGGAGAGTCCAGACCCTCCTCTTCCATTGAGgcccctcctgctgctgctgctgctgctgctgctgctgctgctgctgctgctgctgctgctgctactgcctcctcttcctcttcctcttcctctttctcttctttctcccacttTTGGATTCCACCCTCAGCTTCTCTGTCCTGACCAAAAAAAGCAGTCCGAGTGGGCTGTGAGTCTGGCCGGCTCCAGCCCCGTCCCTTGCTGTGGGTAGAGCAGCCAAGGGGACTTACAGAGTTGGCGGTGGCCATGCTGTGGCAACTGGGGCTCCAGCAGAGGGCCTGCCCCACCTGCTTCTTTTTAACCCACCAACACCCCCGTCTGGCCAGCCCAAAGGGGGCGGAGCCAACATGGAAGTGCTCAGAGGGGAAGAGGTTACACTTTTCCTTCTGAAAGCAAGCCTTTAGTGAGCGTCTTCTGCATGCAGGCTCAAGGCTGGAGACGGGGCTGTGAC
Proteins encoded in this window:
- the EIF4E1B gene encoding eukaryotic translation initiation factor 4E type 1B isoform X2; the encoded protein is MATANSDREAEGGIQKWEKEEKEEEEEEEEAVAAAAAAAAAAAAAAAAAAGGASMEEEGLDSPRDLFSLRSKARDEGPMEVKPELHLLQSRWALWFFKNDRSRAWQDNLHLVTKFDTVEDFWAVYNHTQLASKLSSGCDYALFKDGIKPMWEDPRNKRGGRWLVSLSKQQRHIELDRLWLETLLCLIGESFEEYSRDVCGAVINIRTKGDKISVWTREAENQTGVLHIGRVYKERLGLSTKIVIGYQAHADTATKSNTLAKNKFVV
- the EIF4E1B gene encoding eukaryotic translation initiation factor 4E type 1B isoform X1; its protein translation is MATANSVSPLGCSTHSKGRGWSRPDSQPTRTAFFGQDREAEGGIQKWEKEEKEEEEEEEEAVAAAAAAAAAAAAAAAAAAGGASMEEEGLDSPRDLFSLRSKARDEGPMEVKPELHLLQSRWALWFFKNDRSRAWQDNLHLVTKFDTVEDFWAVYNHTQLASKLSSGCDYALFKDGIKPMWEDPRNKRGGRWLVSLSKQQRHIELDRLWLETLLCLIGESFEEYSRDVCGAVINIRTKGDKISVWTREAENQTGVLHIGRVYKERLGLSTKIVIGYQAHADTATKSNTLAKNKFVV